From a single Brassica napus cultivar Da-Ae chromosome C9, Da-Ae, whole genome shotgun sequence genomic region:
- the LOC106370689 gene encoding uncharacterized protein LOC106370689 isoform X2 codes for MNQIDSDVDSNGKEPRVISPGGSKTEEKQSQGVTNQIDKGQDGRQQPHGEVNMEASISEEDVIRAGGFGAKDDIGSFLPVASDSTDFEESLRSARDYEEAQEEVQRPGLGWPKE; via the exons ATGAATCAAATTGACTCGGATGTCGACTCTAATG GAAAAGAGCCGAGGGTAATATCTCCGGGAGGATCCAAGACCGAAGAGAAGCAAAGTCAGGGTGTTACTAATCAGATTGACAAGGGTCAAGATGGTAGACAGCAGCCTCATGGAGAAGTGAACATGGAAGCTTCCATATCAGAAGAAGATGTGATAAGAGCTGGAGGTTTTGGTGCTAAAGACGACATTGGAAGCTTCCTTCCCGTGGCAAGTGATTCGACTGACTTTGAAGAATCACTCCGCTCTGCACGTGACTACGAAGAAGCTCAAGAGGAGGTTCAAAGACCTGGTCTTGGCTGGCCTAAAGAGTAA
- the LOC106370690 gene encoding probable F-box protein At5g04010, whose translation MSLSTSVVVARVLSSSTAVKRKREDEIPRDKPMPMAMHKENDEQPPPPSWEVLNAISYYMDPETLAVASCVSTTWLKCFSSENLWKTIMTARSSQRSCPYETALEHTEGGIISYKRLVSAVERDAKRRRKGQPEEAVKISLSDLSFIIHVSTRTKKASIYKKGKDLVFGPNDKFQIEVEVSKAGITAGEYDVRVTWQIMYKEKFFTVADTARSLDTKYGWFVDKLEYKDNRKLVGDVKTTFKEDVLEKIGFAIVDSDGWGSLLVDGFLRYLQQFLLE comes from the coding sequence ATGTCTCTCTCTACCTCCGTTGTTGTTGCACGTGTATTGTCCTCTTCCACCGCCGTGAAACGCAAACGTGAAGACGAGATCCCTCGAGATAAACCCATGCCTATGGCTATGCATAAAGAAAACGACGAGCAACCGCCTCCTCCATCTTGGGAGGTTCTAAACGCTATTAGCTATTACATGGACCCTGAGACTCTCGCTGTCGCCTCTTGCGTCTCGACCACGTGGCTAAAGTGTTTTTCCTCGGAGAATCTATGGAAGACCATCATGACCGCGCGGTCCTCGCAACGCTCTTGTCCATACGAGACTGCCTTGGAACACACGGAAGGGGGCATCATCTCGTACAAACGCCTCGTCTCCGCCGTTGAAAGAGACGCTAAACGTAGACGCAAAGGTCAGCCCGAGGAAGCCGTCAAGATATCACTATCTGATCTCAGCTTCATCATCCACGTGTCAACTAGAACAAAGAAAGCGTCGATTTACAAAAAGGGTAAAGATCTCGTGTTTGGTCCTAACGACAAGTTCCAGATTGAAGTCGAAGTAAGCAAGGCCGGTATCACTGCCGGGGAATATGACGTGAGAGTGACGTGGCAGATTATGTACAAGGAGAAGTTCTTCACGGTGGCAGATACTGCAAGATCGTTGGACACGAAGTATGGGTGGTTCGTTGATAAGCTCGAGTATAAAGATAACCGTAAGCTGGTAGGCGACGTTAAGACGACTTTTAAGGAGGATGTTCTTGAGAAGATTGGGTTTGCGATAGTAGACTCGGATGGTTGGGGGTCTCTGTTAGTTGACGGGTTTTTGAGGTATCTTCAGCAGTTTTTGTTGGAATAA
- the LOC106370689 gene encoding uncharacterized protein LOC106370689 isoform X1 produces MNQIDSDVDSNGAGKGKEPRVISPGGSKTEEKQSQGVTNQIDKGQDGRQQPHGEVNMEASISEEDVIRAGGFGAKDDIGSFLPVASDSTDFEESLRSARDYEEAQEEVQRPGLGWPKE; encoded by the exons ATGAATCAAATTGACTCGGATGTCGACTCTAATG GTGCTGGTAAAGGAAAAGAGCCGAGGGTAATATCTCCGGGAGGATCCAAGACCGAAGAGAAGCAAAGTCAGGGTGTTACTAATCAGATTGACAAGGGTCAAGATGGTAGACAGCAGCCTCATGGAGAAGTGAACATGGAAGCTTCCATATCAGAAGAAGATGTGATAAGAGCTGGAGGTTTTGGTGCTAAAGACGACATTGGAAGCTTCCTTCCCGTGGCAAGTGATTCGACTGACTTTGAAGAATCACTCCGCTCTGCACGTGACTACGAAGAAGCTCAAGAGGAGGTTCAAAGACCTGGTCTTGGCTGGCCTAAAGAGTAA